Genomic window (Pongo abelii isolate AG06213 chromosome 4, NHGRI_mPonAbe1-v2.0_pri, whole genome shotgun sequence):
GGGCTTCCGCAGAGGAGGGTTTGGCAGGGGTTGCCAGGAACAGCCTGGATGGGGGCAGGGAACAGATAAGGTGGGTGGAGTCGTCAGCCGGGAGCCTGGGGCTGGCTCCAGCATGACGTGAGGGTCTGCAAGGCCCTGGAGAAAGTGGGGTGATGCAGCAGGGGGCACACCCACAGCTGGAGCTGACCCAGATGGACAGCTTGGGCTCTGCCAGGCGGGACTAGGCAAGGAAGGGGCACGAACAAGCAGGAAGTGGTGAGGCGGTCTCCAGCTAGCTGCTCTCCCCTGCCCAGACTTTGGTTTCCTCCCTGCAGGCCTGGCCTGGCTCCCTGGCTCTGTGTGGTATGGTCACACCCCCATGCACCCCCTCCACTGAGACGGGGCGGGGAGAGCACCGAGGCTGCTCTTCCTCTCCTGGGCCGACCTCTGAGCAGCAGACGGGGCTAAGCGTTCCCCAGCTCGCCTTCACACACAGCCCGTGCCACCGCGCTGACGGTACCATGAAGGACGAGGTAGCTCTACTGGCCACCGTCACCCTCCTGGGAGTCCTGCTGCAAGGTGGGCTGGTTCCTATCTAGGAAGAGGGTGGGCCTTAGATCCCTACAGCTTGCCCTCTGCCCCCTAGGCCTGGGTGGAGGGCAGAGGTGGGGACTCCAGCCCAGGCCCAAGCTGGAAGAGGGTGGGGACTTTCAGGGACCTGGGGGGCACCCGGCTGTGAGAGCTGTAGGACTGGGGGGTGGCAAGGGTGCCAGGACAAATGGTAGGGTAGCCATGGGCTTGGGGAAGCTGATCTCTGCTCTTTCCAGCTGTCCCCTCTCTGGGCATCCCAGCAAGCAGCCCCCACTCCCTGGCCCTGCTTCAAAGGCACCTCCATACTGGGACCACATGGAGCAGGGTAGAGGTGGGACTCCTTCCTCCAGCCCCCTAAAAAGAGCCTGCTTATTGCTTTTCTCAGACTGGCCCTAAAGGACACTTTCCTGGGCCAGATATCCTTGCCACTTAAGAGACACCACTACTCCACAGTGTGTGGGCTAGGATAAGGCACAGCCTGGGGAGGGGGCTCTGAAGGGGCTGAACAGACAGGCCAGCCTGACCTCCAGCTGCACCTACACTGAGCTGGATGGCCACCCTGTGACACCCATCTGCAGAGGGCCCAGCACCAAAGGTGCCAGGGCTGCAGGACTCAGAGGGAGATGGCCCGACAGGAGGTCTCGGGAGGGAGCGCACAGCCGGCACTGGCCTGTGTGTGGTCTGGCCTGGCCTCACCTGACCAAGGGAAGGGCTCCTGCTCACAGAGAAAATTTAGGGCCAGCCCACCCTCTGCAACTACCCTAGCCCTGGGGTCCTGGGGTTAGGCTAGGAGAGTCCCAGCTGCAACCTCCTGGGAGCAGGAGAGAAGGTGTCTGTCAGATTTAGGCCTGGGACCGGAATGCAGGAACAGAGAAACTGAGGTTTGGAGGCACAGGGACGCAGGCTTTTGTGATCCTGGCCTGAGGCAGGGTCAGAGGGCCCTGCTGGTGGGCGCTGGTAAGTGGGTGACCAGGGACTGTTAGCTACAGGGAGTGTGCTTCCTTGCACCTGGGAGGATGCAGCCAGCTCTGCCCTCAGGCTCCCGAGGCACTTCCTGGCCAGGGACGTGAAAGCTGTATTTGCCTGTGTTTTGCGAGTGAAATGATTCAGGAACAAGGACTCAAGTGGTCTCTCTCGCGGAGCAGGTGTCCCTGTGCCTGAATCACTCACCCTCCCCCATACACTCACAGGTTGGGACAGGGCCTCTCTGCGCCCCAGGCTTCAGCCCTGCCCTCCTCGCTGAATGTCAGGGACACAGGGCAAGCCAGGGATGGGTCAGACGAGAGGTCTCCTCGGgcgggaggtggggaggggcggGGTGCCGCCTTAGGGAAGAGAGGACACGGCCAAGTGAGGGGCCAGATTGCAGGATCCCTCCCACTCCCATCTCCGGGGCTTCGGGTGTCCAGACCTGACTCctgctccccctcctcccccagcctacTTCTCCCTGCAGGTGATCTCGGCGCGCAGGGCCTTCCGCGTGTCGCCGCCGCTCACCACCGGCCCACCCGAGTTCGAGCGCGTCTACCGAGCCCAGTGAGGCGCGGCGGGAGGGAGCGGGGCGGAGAGCGAGCCCCGGGCGGGTCCGGGTCGCAGGACCATCCCGGCCAGCGCGCTCATCCCACCCGCCCACCGCAGGGTGAACTGCAGCGAGTACTTCCCGCTGTTCCTCGCCACGCTCTGGGTCGCCGGCATCTTCTTTCATGAAGGTCGGGGTGTGGGGTAGGGGCGCACGCACCGGATCCCCGGGGTCCGCGCAGCGCGCTCACCAGGCCCGCGCGTACCTCTCGCAGGGGCGGCGGCCCTGTGCGGCCTGGTCTACCTGTTCGCGCGCCTCCGCTACTTCCAGGGCTACGCGCGCTCCGCGCAGCTCAGGTGAGGGCCGGGCGGGgagcggggcggggccggggaaAGATCGCGGGTGGGCGGGGCCCCTGGGGAGCGGGACCGAAGCTGGGGGCGGGCGACGGGCCGGAGCCCAGCGCCTTTGGGGATTCGGTGGGCGAGCCCTGGCGGCGGCCAGAGGAAGTCCCCGTGGGGCCGTGGTTGCGGCGGGGAAGAAGCGGGGCTTCCTCGCGCCACCTCCCCGCTGACCGCCGCCCGCAGGCTGGCACCCCTGTACGCGAGCGCGCGCGCCCTCTGGCTGCTGGTGGCGCTGGCTGCGCTCGGCCTGCTCGCCCACTTCCTCCCGGCCGCGCTGCGCGGCGCGCTCCTCGGACGGCTCCGGACGCTGCTGCCGTGGGCCTGAGACCAAGGCCGCCGGGCCGACGGAGCCGGGAAAGAAGAGCGGGAGCCTCCAGCTGCCCCGGGGAGGGGCGCTCGCTTCCGCATCCTAATCTCTATCATTAAAGTTCCAGTGACCGAGACCCGGGCTGCGTTCTCTGGGTCCGCGGGGGTGGCGCACCGCGGGCTACGGAGCCTGGAGGGGCCCAGCCCCAAGCCCGGGCAGCCGGGCGGGCTTCCTAGTGGCGGCGTGAGAGTAGCTGCGAAGGAACGGGTCCTACCCCTGGGGCGGGACTGGATCCGGTCTTCACCTCCTACCCCACTCCCTACTCAGCCTCGGGGTCACAAGGCCGCCCAGTCCTGCCGGGGTTCACCCTCCTAGCGCTCAGCGGTCTCCTCCTCACCAGTTCCCCTCCTCAGGGCCCTTCCCTCTCCTGACTCTCAGCCGCCCCAGTCCCTCGTCCCCTGGCCTTCACAGCTGACACTAGATAGAGCCTGTGGCTCTCTCCCCAGGTGAGGGCAGGGGCCTTTTTCTTTTGGTCAGCACTGGATCCCCCTCGTTAACTGTAGGTGTTCAGGGCAGCCCTCCCAGGTCCGCAGAGCTGCGGACACCATGGGAACGAAGCGAGTGAGTGACAGGCTGTCTCAAGGAAATGTCCAGAAGCCTTGGGGATCCAGGGGAGGCCCACAGAAACAAAGAAGTGACTTTTAGCCAAGTATGCAGGAGAAACGGAGAAAGGAGAGCTTTCCAAGCAGGGGCAACGgtgtgtgcaaaggccctgaggtgagcGGGAGACCCTCACGTGCCAGAGGAGTGTGGGGGACCCAGGATGAGGACCAAGCTGAGACACACGGAGGGGAacaaggaggctgggaaatgcctTCAGCTTGAGGAGCTAAGGGAAGGCCTCATCGCAGGCCCTGGACATGGGGGAGGCATTCGGGGGACTTGCTATAGGCATTGTGGTCCCAGATTCTGAGCTGGTTTCACCAGTGACTGACTTTGCGTCCTGATCCTAGGAACGGGGGTGCGCTGGCGCCGAGGTGGCACTGCAGCTGCACAGCCAGGTACTGGACCCCGCGCCTGCAGGCCAGGCTGGCTCCTTGACTTAGCAGGGAAAGGTCGCTGCTGatgctggctggggaggcccagtGCCAGGCTTAGTTGGCATGTTGGGGCACAGACCAAATGAAGCCAACCGCAGGGGCAGAGGGAGATGCCCAGGGCGCTCACATTTGAGGCACACACTTCATTAACCCTTTATTACAAGTCACGCTCTTATAGAAGTGTATGTGGACTTACGTGAAAAAATCAAATGTATCCAAGAATAAAAAACACAGCACATAAAGTAGTATATGCATTCCAGTGTTCGCGCCAGAGACAGCGGGCGCCCAAGAAAAAGCTCTTCTAAAACGGCCTGACTGGGGCAGGCCGGGTGCGAACGGTTCCGGGCCTCAGGCACAGTGTGGGGGCCGCCTGCCTCCTCCGCGGCCCGGCGGGCGGGGGCAGCACCAGCTCCTAGGGCCTCCGGGCCAGCGGCGGACCCCAGGCCGGCCCAAGCCCGGCGCCAGGCAGAACCCTTTGGGCGGGGCCGTATCTGGCCCTCCGGGGATAGCAGTGACGACATCCCCAGAAACGTGGGCTTCAGGGTTGGCCACAGGGTACCCTCAGAAGCCCGCAGCTTAGTCGGCCTTTTTCAGGAAGATCTGGAAGAGCCAGACCCAGGGTCAGCAGGGCCTCTGAGCTCCGCCAGGGTCTCCCTGGCTTCTCCCCGTGCCTGGCCTGGCCATGCCCAGCCTCACCTCGCTCAGAATCACCCACACAGGGGAGTCCGTCTGGATCGAGAGGCGCAGTGCTTCCAGAGGGCCAAAAGCTGGGTCCACCTCTCCCTCTGCCACTCCCTTGTAGAAGGAGCCTGGGGGAGGGCAGCGCTGAGAGGGTGTCCCCGAACCCCAGCCCACGCTCTCCCCCAAACCCTACCCACCGATCTGGAGGTAGCCGTCGGGGCTCCGAGGGTACCGGAGGGTGGCGGTGCGGCCCTCCTGCAGGGCCTCCTTGTCTGACTGAGGGTTCTGGGGGCAGAATCAAGGGCTGAAGCAGGTGGCTGCAGGAGGCCCGGCCTCAGTGCACACCACACCTACCGAACTTACGTCGAAGGGCAGCACCTCCACAGACGTGTTGAAGAGCTTGTCCTCCGGGTGCTCAATGTTCCCACTGCGGAAGAAGAACCTGCAGCCAGGCAGGCCTGTGAGCGGCTGCAGGGGCAGCGCTCCAGCACAGCACCCAGGGCCCAGCAGAGAAAGGCCAGGCCTGCGCCGGGGGGGCCCCCCCAGGCAGCTGTCAGGCTGTGCAAAGAGACCAGGGCCTTCCTCTGGGAGGATGGTGACGGGAAACATCCCTGAGCTCCTAGGGGCTGCCTGACTTAGTCCTCACAAGGTAGCTACCATTAGGAGGCCCActtcagaggaggaaactgaagaatGTGAGGATAATTTGCTGGTGAAGCCTACACCCTGGTGGCCACCCAGCCCCGCCCCCATCGCAGACCCACAGTGCTGGCACTGACCGCTCCAGTCTTAGAGGTTGGAAGAAGCGGAAGCGGATGAAGTCCCCCGCGGCAGGGGTGAAGGCCCAGAAGAAGTCCTCGCGCAGGTAGGCTTTCTCCAGGGTGAAGTGCTGGTATGTCTTCAGGCTCGTGCTCACCTCTGCTGGCGGGTTCACATGCTCCTTCCGCAGCGCCTGCTTTCCAAAGTCTTTGTCCTGCAGCAGAGGAGGGACAGCAGTGATGGCGTGGGCCCCGACCTTGACCCCGGCCTAGGGAGAGCGTGCAGTGCAGCCCACCTTCAGTTTCTGGATCTTGCCAGCCAGCGAGGAGTGAGTGCCCACGTGCTGGAAGAGGGATGGTTTGAAGCGGATCCGCAGGTTGGCCTTTTGCCGGTCACAGTGCTTCTGTGGAGGGTGGGCAACACCCCAGGGCTCGGCTTAGCCCTCCTTCCTCAACACGGCCTCTCCTGGGGGCTACCAGGGCCCTCCCACAGCTGACAGTGCCTTCTATGTGATCAGATACAAGGACAGGGACACAGTTTGGGGTGGAGGCTGCCTGCCCCTTGGCCCTGCCCTTGCCAGTCCCGCCAGCTCTTGCTCACCGCATCCTTCTCGGGGTTGCAGACTTTCACCCACAGAATATGATCCAGGAGCCAGTCGATGGGCTTGTCCCGGTAGAACATGAGGATGAACTCCACAATCAGGCTCAGGTCCAGCGACTTGAACATCTTACCTGGTGGGGAGGGGCCTGAGTGGGCAGTGCTGCTCCGCCTACGTCCTTTCTCCCTGCAGGGGCCCCCTGAGAGTCCCACAGCAAACCCAGGCTTCAGGCAGGTGTGGGCATAACAGGGCAGGGGGGCAGACAGGTGATGAGGGCAGACATGTCTGATGCACAGGCAATGGGAACAGGCC
Coding sequences:
- the LTC4S gene encoding leukotriene C4 synthase, with amino-acid sequence MVTPPCTPSTETGRGEHRGCSSSPGPTSEQQTGLSVPQLAFTHSPCHRADGTMKDEVALLATVTLLGVLLQAYFSLQVISARRAFRVSPPLTTGPPEFERVYRAQVNCSEYFPLFLATLWVAGIFFHEGAAALCGLVYLFARLRYFQGYARSAQLRLAPLYASARALWLLVALAALGLLAHFLPAALRGALLGRLRTLLPWA